The following proteins come from a genomic window of Campylobacter concisus:
- a CDS encoding TOBE domain-containing protein — translation MSISARNQLNVEITEVRTGAVNSLISAKLAGGEVLKATVTVDSEKGLDLKVGKKAIFLFKASSVIVSKDDSIKLSATNQIKGVVSEIKDGAVNAEVIIDVNGSKISAIITRESVSSLALKAGDKVTAIIKATQIIVGVK, via the coding sequence ATGTCAATAAGTGCAAGAAATCAACTAAATGTTGAGATCACAGAGGTAAGAACAGGTGCGGTAAATTCGCTAATATCTGCTAAGCTTGCAGGCGGTGAGGTGCTAAAAGCAACTGTTACGGTTGATAGTGAAAAAGGTCTTGATCTTAAAGTTGGCAAAAAAGCTATCTTTTTATTCAAAGCTTCAAGCGTTATCGTTTCAAAAGATGACAGCATCAAACTTAGCGCTACAAACCAAATCAAAGGTGTTGTTAGCGAGATAAAAGACGGAGCTGTAAATGCTGAAGTTATTATCGATGTAAATGGCAGCAAAATTTCTGCTATCATCACAAGAGAGTCAGTTAGTAGTCTAGCTTTAAAAGCAGGAGATAAAGTAACTGCAATTATCAAAGCAACTCAAATCATAGTTGGTGTTAAATAA
- a CDS encoding replication/maintenance protein RepL: MNEEIYKAIIGEKKVEIINLLVKSCDKNGFIVVKISEICEKLDVSKPTVINTFKLLEEKKIFERVKNGVYRFKNL, encoded by the coding sequence ATGAATGAAGAAATTTATAAGGCAATCATTGGCGAGAAAAAGGTAGAAATTATAAATTTGCTAGTTAAAAGCTGCGATAAAAATGGCTTTATTGTAGTAAAAATTTCAGAAATTTGTGAAAAGCTAGATGTGAGCAAACCAACCGTAATAAATACCTTTAAGCTGCTTGAAGAGAAGAAAATTTTTGAGAGAGTGAAAAATGGAGTTTATAGATTTAAAAATTTATAG
- a CDS encoding diacylglycerol kinase, translating into MRNQPEYKFFKNFGYAREGLAEIFKNEKSFRIEICIFLLAALSLFFWNFDLVFNLFLIFSMAFVLVCECLNSGLERVTDLASPDYHALAKAAKDAGSAAVMIANFLCGALWCVAIGYKIWS; encoded by the coding sequence ATGAGAAACCAGCCAGAGTATAAATTTTTTAAAAATTTTGGCTATGCAAGAGAGGGTTTGGCTGAAATTTTTAAAAATGAAAAGAGCTTTCGTATAGAAATTTGCATATTTTTATTAGCAGCACTATCGCTATTTTTTTGGAATTTTGACCTTGTTTTTAATCTATTTTTGATTTTTAGCATGGCATTTGTGCTAGTTTGCGAGTGCCTAAACTCAGGTTTAGAGCGAGTAACTGATCTTGCAAGCCCAGACTATCACGCCCTAGCAAAGGCAGCAAAAGATGCAGGAAGTGCGGCTGTGATGATCGCAAATTTCTTATGTGGCGCGCTTTGGTGCGTGGCGATAGGATATAAAATTTGGAGCTAG
- a CDS encoding exodeoxyribonuclease III, translated as MKLISWNVNGLRALVTKDGFAWLTEQKPDFLALQEIKVKESDVPKEIYNLGFKDISVNSGERAGYSGVMSLANFDISTQKAAFFDDTEGRVLEHRFNDIVLFNIYFPNGQKDDERLAYKMDFYEKFLAYCKELIKSGKEVIFCGDVNTAHREIDLKNPKANAKTSGFLPIERAWIDEVLKSGFIDTFRAINGDVADAYSWWSYRFNARAKNVGWRIDYFFISQGLKDRLKDAFILPEITGSDHCPVGIDIEI; from the coding sequence TTGAAACTTATTAGCTGGAATGTAAATGGCCTTAGAGCACTTGTAACAAAGGATGGTTTCGCGTGGCTTACGGAGCAAAAGCCTGATTTTTTAGCGCTTCAAGAGATTAAAGTCAAAGAAAGTGACGTGCCAAAGGAAATTTATAACCTTGGCTTTAAAGATATCAGTGTAAACTCGGGTGAGAGGGCTGGATACTCTGGCGTGATGAGCCTAGCAAATTTTGACATTTCTACACAAAAGGCAGCTTTTTTTGACGATACGGAGGGGCGTGTTTTGGAACATAGATTTAATGATATCGTGCTTTTTAATATCTATTTTCCAAACGGTCAAAAGGATGACGAAAGGTTAGCCTATAAAATGGACTTTTACGAGAAATTTCTAGCTTACTGCAAAGAGCTTATAAAAAGCGGCAAAGAGGTAATATTTTGCGGCGATGTAAATACCGCTCACCGTGAGATCGACCTTAAAAATCCAAAGGCAAATGCCAAAACTTCAGGCTTTTTGCCTATTGAGCGAGCGTGGATAGATGAGGTGCTAAAAAGTGGCTTTATAGATACTTTTAGAGCTATAAATGGCGACGTAGCGGACGCTTACTCGTGGTGGAGCTACCGCTTTAATGCAAGGGCTAAAAATGTCGGCTGGAGAATTGATTATTTCTTTATTTCACAAGGATTAAAAGATAGGCTAAAAGACGCATTTATCTTGCCAGAGATCACAGGTAGCGATCACTGCCCAGTTGGGATAGATATAGAAATTTAG
- a CDS encoding GGDEF domain-containing phosphodiesterase, with product MSTKRIRTILSVLVAIFFISAFFIYKANIAIDTAHKFDDGILNLKFIDNEITFSLNNIYDVSNYDKLNADINSFDTNLSNLSMLSDEMMLFYQNEITKDLQSIRDVFIKKVFFTQRSAYVNSSIDSYIQISQYEIQNLALLNKLEPIFYAIKGALMLSPEVIDEISKQIKMYKNEYKDNKKAQSVLDKILYATQATKTLHTISNSAKELHLDILIENFRNKVLEIHSDAVGNTKIAQTICLLTFIIFCTFGLFQIKIASGRLRQIKLLSSTIENDHSSIIYCDKDNRISYVNKTFEEKTGYKLKELIGKNPRILKSYMHPQSFYESIKEAVQKSLPWESDELISRTKSGDFLYEKVKFSPFFFKNKFEGYIAVKLDRTKETLILNELTQKNEQIKIQSSIDKLTGFGNYFALTEILDAQKDGVLICLSIKNFKILRFFYQTKIIDAMLKAVADTLKLCIDTSEIKAKLFRFQDDAFYMWYEGDNIVRDIEYIREYFGSNRINVAIDEKFENLPGIKIVFGVSLPNDTPQTNRLMQSVLANQLAIENGSNIYYYLENDAIEMKYHKNQLAVQLIEDALENDRVIVEAQGIFNLEENETEAKYYEVLVRIIDQNGKIHYPGEFLDIAMKTQLYPQITKKVISLAFDLAKRYPDYMFSINLSITDIADASMRELIESKLNECKDPNKICFEMLESEELSDYVAVNSFIKRVKGYGCKISIDDFGSGYSNYYRILELDIDTIKIDGSIIKKLPFDENARVLVETIVSFAKKQGYKIVAEFASSEEILNQIKNFGIPYAQGFLLGKPRRME from the coding sequence TTGATACGGCTCATAAATTTGATGACGGGATTTTAAATCTAAAATTTATAGACAATGAGATAACTTTTTCTTTAAATAATATTTATGATGTCTCAAACTACGACAAACTCAATGCTGACATAAATTCTTTTGATACAAATTTGAGTAACCTTTCAATGCTTAGTGATGAGATGATGTTGTTTTATCAAAATGAAATAACAAAAGATCTACAAAGTATAAGAGATGTATTTATTAAAAAAGTATTTTTTACACAAAGATCAGCTTATGTAAACTCATCTATAGATTCTTATATCCAAATAAGTCAATATGAGATACAAAATCTCGCACTTCTAAATAAGCTTGAGCCTATATTTTATGCGATAAAAGGTGCTTTGATGCTTAGTCCTGAAGTAATAGATGAAATTTCAAAGCAAATAAAAATGTATAAAAACGAGTATAAAGATAACAAAAAAGCCCAAAGCGTATTAGACAAAATACTTTATGCGACTCAAGCTACAAAAACTTTACATACAATCTCAAATAGTGCAAAAGAACTACATCTTGATATTCTAATAGAAAATTTTAGAAATAAAGTTCTAGAAATTCACTCTGACGCAGTTGGTAACACAAAAATAGCTCAGACAATTTGCTTGCTTACATTTATAATATTTTGTACATTTGGCCTCTTTCAAATTAAAATAGCCTCAGGACGCTTAAGACAGATAAAACTCCTAAGTTCTACAATTGAAAACGATCATAGTTCTATTATCTATTGTGACAAAGACAATAGAATTTCATATGTAAATAAAACCTTTGAAGAAAAAACTGGCTACAAGCTAAAAGAATTAATAGGCAAAAACCCTAGAATACTAAAATCATATATGCACCCGCAAAGCTTTTATGAATCCATAAAAGAGGCTGTGCAAAAATCTCTACCTTGGGAGAGCGATGAGCTTATAAGTAGAACAAAAAGCGGTGATTTTTTATATGAAAAGGTAAAATTTTCACCATTTTTCTTTAAGAATAAATTTGAGGGCTATATAGCGGTAAAACTTGATAGGACTAAAGAGACACTGATATTAAACGAGCTAACCCAAAAAAATGAACAAATAAAAATACAATCTTCAATCGATAAGCTAACAGGCTTTGGCAACTACTTTGCTTTAACTGAAATTTTAGACGCACAAAAAGATGGAGTGCTCATTTGCTTAAGCATTAAGAATTTTAAAATTTTAAGATTCTTTTATCAAACTAAGATTATCGATGCAATGCTAAAAGCAGTAGCTGATACACTAAAGCTTTGCATAGATACTTCTGAGATAAAAGCAAAGCTATTTAGATTTCAAGATGACGCATTTTATATGTGGTATGAAGGCGATAATATCGTAAGAGATATTGAATATATTAGAGAATATTTTGGCTCAAATAGAATAAATGTAGCTATTGATGAAAAATTTGAAAATTTACCAGGCATAAAGATAGTATTTGGTGTTTCATTGCCAAACGATACCCCACAAACTAACCGCCTAATGCAATCAGTCCTTGCAAATCAGCTCGCAATAGAAAATGGTAGCAATATTTACTACTACCTAGAAAATGACGCCATTGAGATGAAATATCACAAAAACCAGCTGGCAGTTCAGCTAATTGAAGATGCGTTAGAAAACGATAGAGTCATCGTAGAAGCACAAGGCATCTTTAACTTAGAAGAAAATGAGACCGAAGCAAAGTATTATGAAGTTTTGGTTCGTATAATCGATCAAAATGGTAAGATACACTATCCGGGCGAATTTTTAGATATTGCCATGAAAACGCAACTATATCCGCAAATAACCAAAAAGGTGATAAGTCTTGCGTTTGATCTAGCCAAAAGATATCCAGATTATATGTTCTCAATAAATTTATCAATTACCGATATTGCTGATGCTAGTATGAGAGAGCTTATAGAGAGCAAGCTAAACGAGTGTAAAGATCCTAATAAAATTTGCTTTGAAATGCTAGAGAGCGAAGAGCTTAGCGACTATGTTGCGGTAAATTCTTTCATAAAACGCGTCAAGGGCTATGGATGTAAAATTTCTATTGATGACTTTGGCTCAGGATATTCAAACTATTACCGAATTTTGGAGCTTGATATAGACACCATAAAAATAGACGGCTCGATAATCAAAAAGCTTCCATTTGATGAAAATGCTAGAGTTCTAGTAGAAACCATCGTAAGCTTTGCAAAAAAACAAGGCTACAAAATAGTAGCCGAGTTCGCAAGCTCAGAAGAAATTTTAAATCAAATCAAAAATTTTGGAATACCTTATGCACAAGGTTTCTTACTGGGCAAGCCTCGTAGAATGGAATAG